gtattaatacagatgaaacgtggctgagtatgaatgatacttatagtgtgtgtggcttttcgttagaagatgtaaaagaaaaaatgaatgacgcaagaatgagagacaggagaataagtagcatgaatgaatcttttgctaaagttgagaatgtttttgatgaaatggatgaactgtttacagaaatgagtgtaattatagggccagatgagaacgaggtagatatgattgtacatgatatattagatgatagggatttagataagattagtgttaatgtagcgaatgattgtgataaggaagaagtgaatgagagtgtgtatggaggcccagttactcggagtagaggtcccgttcccaactgcgactgggtattgaaaaaaatattgtaagttttgtgtgagacggattttggcaaagtaaggggggaggaatgtggaggatttatttttactttatttttttttttttttttttgccaaatccagagagagagagagagagagagagagagagagagagagagatattgtgttagcgagcgaaagtagttaggttaacggtcgtttgtggtgagaaagactgttggtttaaatgagattgttgtTTACATTCTTTAGTTAGGTTACGAcggtggtgaatgtttcggagcgaatgcttttattgattgactgcgtcctgaatcagttgtgtgaacgctggaattattatttttctttaccagcgaggaagtgattttttattttctgagccgtgattcctcctttggagagactcgagTTTTgcaagtggattattgttgatgacctggcctgtatacgatttttttggactgttttattggattgctgaactgttgatgacctaggcctgtgaattgagattgctgataatgatgatgtttatgatgatgatgattatgattagaacgaccaccccaatcacggaggcagttatggcaaattaccacccagcggactgttgatctgagctgtgttagtgtgtactgtgccgtaaagacagttcggctttctgtgaacgagtgttggtctcgtaagattatatatatacacatatctattttttgttgttggtggtgtgctgttaatgttaagttttgatagttttttttagtttatatgattggtgttttggttattatatatatagtattaagttttgattagttttaagtgtttattttgattgcggatagtttatgatttattttagttcaagaaatatagttttaaggatatgtttggtttcaatttcgtcctttttgtctaagagtctggttgtagattacgtaaggggaaagtttgttttgtggagaccattgtcagtaagtgtgattcagggtgtgggggttgttcttgcaacatcccgccacaatatatacatgtatatatatatttatatatgtatatataaatatatatatattcatatatatacaaatatatatatatatatatatatatatatatatatatatatatatatatatatatatatatatatatatatatacatataaaatataatatatatatatatatatatatatatatatatatatatatatatatatatatatatatgtgtgtatatatatatatgcatatatatatatatatatatatatatatatatatatatatgtgtgtgtgtgtgtatatatacatatatatatatatatatatatacatatacatatatacacacatttatatacacatatataaatacacacacacatatatatacatacatatactgtatata
The nucleotide sequence above comes from Palaemon carinicauda isolate YSFRI2023 chromosome 2, ASM3689809v2, whole genome shotgun sequence. Encoded proteins:
- the LOC137626551 gene encoding uncharacterized protein, which encodes MFGKLECKRVQLGESSCVCGRNRINVCENGMNNWLEMSKYEYSMHEKLGLENKQLVLVKYRKKRRLKVLSEEKVQGKFIGIGKNTNKYDKGVNVQVSVEDKCINTDETWLSMNDTYSVCGFSLEDVKEKMNDARMRDRRISSMNESFAKVENVFDEMDELFTEMSVIIGPDENEVDMIVHDILDDRDLDKISVNVANDCDKEEVNESVYGGPVTRSRGPVPNCDWVLKKIFSLETQEDLRKTGS